The Glandiceps talaboti chromosome 9, keGlaTala1.1, whole genome shotgun sequence genome window below encodes:
- the LOC144439947 gene encoding uncharacterized protein LOC144439947, whose protein sequence is MNETWLKEDSPDIDLEGFTCIRHDRDKEKTGKSIGGGLCIFVNDNWSNNYTIRETVSTKDLEILTVSFRPYYLPREFGQVTVILVYVPGPDNTAAAERIAQSYNAAVNRSVDQPVFILGDFNMCDISSQLPNLQQYVTCSTRLNHTLDKCYGNISDAFSVRSAHPLGRSDHDVIHLLPKYRQKLKTSRPKTKVIKHWTSDSVEILQACFECTDWSMFFDSCSDKEELSDTIISYIKFCEDSFIGTKTIQVFANTKPWVRKDLRSQLAEIRKAFKQSDTIKVREQRKVFRSMVKQAKIDYKNKVEDNLSKGKAKDAWKGLNTIMGKNQKTKGISTDDPLGFANELNQFYARFDIHDFRSECDTISQSLTPSPVTIEEREVASCFLKLDPSKASGPDGLKGKNMCFAVEWSVNPSISTTFKHLFRTQIMENI, encoded by the coding sequence atgaatgaaacatgGTTAAAAGAAGATTCACCTGACATAGATCTTGAGGGGTTTACTTGTATTCGCCATGATAGAGACAAGGAAAAAACTGGAAAAAGCATAGGTGGAGGACTTTGTATTTTTGTTAATGACAACTGGTCAAACAACTACACTATTCGCGAAACTGTGAGTACAAAAGATCTTGAAATCCTAACAGTTTCATTCAGACCCTACTATTTGCCCCGGGAATTCGGACAGGTGACGGTAATACTTGTGTATGTACCTGGTCCAGACAATACAGCAGCAGCCGAGCGCATAGCGCAGAGTTATAATGCAGCTGTTAATCGATCAGTCGACCAACCCGTCTTCATTCTCGGCGACTTTAACATGTGTGACATCAGTAGTCAACTGCCTAATTTGCAGCAATATGTAACATGTTCAACACGTCTGAATCACACCCTGGACAAGTGCTACGGTAACATCAGTGATGCCTTTTCTGTCAGAAGTGCGCACCCACTTGGTCGGTCTGATCATGACGTCATCCATCTTCTTCCAAAATACAGGCAGAAATTGAAGACTTCAAGACCAAAGACAAAGGTTATAAAACATTGGACATCTGATAGTGTAGAAATATTGCAAGCATGTTTTGAGTGTACGGACTGGTCAATGTTTTTCGACAGTTGCTCAGATAAAGAAGAACTAAGTGATACcataatttcatacattaaatTTTGCGAAGATTCTTTCATTGGAACAAAAACTATACAGGTGTTTGCAAATACCAAACCATGGGTACGTAAAGATCTGCGTAGTCAATTGGCAGAAATTAGGAAAGCGTTTAAACAGAGTGATACGATTAAGGTCAGAGAACAACGTAAAGTGTTTAGAAGTATGGTTAAGCAAGCTAAAATTGATTACAAGAATAAGGTTGAAGACAATCTCAGTAAAGGTAAAGCAAAAGATGCCTGGAAAGGCCTTAATACGATTATGGGTAAGAATCAGAAGACGAAGGGAATAAGTACTGATGACCCCCTAGGTTTTGCAAATGAATTGAATCAATTTTATGCCAGATTTGATATACATGATTTTAGGAGTGAATGTGATACTATTTCTCAATCTCTTACTCCATCGCCAGTCACTATCGAAGAGAGAGAAGTTGCTTCTTGCTTTTTAAAACTTGATCCTTCCAAAGCCTCTGGCCCAGATGGCCTGAAGGGTAAAAACATGTGCTTTGCAGTTGAGTGGAGTGTTAACCCGTCTATTTCAACTACTTTTAAACACTTGTTTCGTACCCAGATTATGGAAAATATCTAA